The genomic window AATTTCAGCCATGATTTTGCGCTCCACGCGCGAAATCATATTCGTACAGTCCTCGACCAGAGAATTCGCTTATCGACCGTCCGACCTAGCGTCTCTTCGTCGCTCGTAATCAATGCGAAGGTCTGCGGCTTTTCGTGCGTCTTCTGGACTAGGCTGCATCGGGATAATCATGAGATCGGCCCTGCTCACGACAGGGGTTCTCATATCGGACGTGAAACCCGCCATATCAACGAACACAAACGCGCTCTTGGCTGAGGCATCTTTGATAGCTTTGTGAATGCCGGTGCTCGATGTCTGCTCAATGACTTCAATGGTCGATGTCGTCGCCTGCTCACGCCAGTTAGCGATCGATCGCTGAGGGTCAGTATCGATAACCGTCACTGAGGCATTCTGTCGTGCCAACAGATCCGCCAGCACGAGCAGGGCCGTGCTTTTGGTTGATCCACCTTTCGAATTAAATGCTGCAATAACGGGCATATAAGCGCTCCTTTTGGATTGTAGCGTGAGCACGCACGCAAACTCATTCAAATGCGTTCGGTATCTTTCATATACATTATCAATCTTTAACGTTCTGTAAACAGCTTTTGCAAGCGTTCGCGTGCGGTCTCGTTCTTTCGCTTGCTGTTGCGTTCTTGCGCGTTCTTTTGCTTGCACGTGCATGAACGCATTGCGTTCTGCGTTCTAATGCACGCAGCCTGATCGCGAGCGGGAACCGCGCTCCCACATTGCGCCGTAGGTGACGGGGCGATCTATCAAGGCTGCGAAACTACTAACAGCCAGGAAAAAACAAACCCCGCATTTGCCCGTACAGAGCGAAATGCGAGGTTCAATGGAAACTAACGTCAGAGGGGCGAAACGCCTCCTACGAAGCTCTGTGGCCGTTTTCAGCCTTCATCATCGTCGTGGCCTTTGCTAACGCGCCTCTTATCCCACACCCGATGTTTCAGGACGACGCCACGCCGCGTGTCTTGGACCTTCTTGGTCCAAAGCAAATATTCATCTGGCGGCCAAACAGCCTGCGATAATCGTCGGCCGTAATCTCATAGCCGACGAGACTGCGCGATCTGAAACTGGGAGCCATCAAGCAAGCTGGTGATGTGATCGCTGGTAGTCGCGGTATCGACATCTCTCACGGGCAGAAGGCGAGGGCGGCTGTCGAGGTCATCCAGTTCATCGATCACGGTGAGAAAATCTTTGGTGTAATCTCGAAGAGCTGAGTGAGCTTGACGATGTACTGAGTGAGCGTGTCGTGCGCTTGCGCCGGGCGGCGGTATCGAAATTTTGGAGTTCATCTGCACGAGGCGGGTATGGTCCAGCTCGGCAATCAATGACTGCTCCTGACGCATAAGCTCCGACAACTCACCGATGTACTCACGCTGCTTCTCGATGACTGCTCGTAAACGCGTTCGCAATCGCCTCTCAGTGGGACGATGGCTACCGCGCTTCTGCGTCTTCCGCGTCATTGGTACACCTCCCCACGCGGCAGAACTTCATTTCTCATTGTCGGGACTAGACTCCTGTAGGTATGCCGTGACAATCAAAGCTTAGTGATTTGTCAGATTGTCACAATTAAATAAAATGGCTGGTGCCCTCGTGTACAGCGTTATCCTTTCGCATTTTATTATTTCTCTACCCCCACCTTATTATTGTTCCATTTAGGATTGTTTTTTAAATATATTTGCTAATTCTGCTTGTATGAACTCCCCAAGTGGAGCTTTTCCTCATAAAATCGGTTCTCAGCGACCTGCCAAGCGCGGTAGCGCATAGCGAAAGCAGCCCATGAAAAGCGGCATCGAAAGCGAAAGGCCGCAAACATCATTAGGCCCGATCCGACAGCCGCTATAAAGCACTGCGGCTGACAAAACCGCGCAAGCAATCACAAACAGAATGGTCGCCGATCTAATAAAATAGGCTCTACGAGCCTCGGGAGCATAATGGACGACAGGCCCATTGATGTCCGCAAGCTCACGTAATGTAATCTCCCAGTCCGCAATCTGGATCGGAGCATCGTCTAGCGGGCCGTCCGAAATCGGCACAGAACGCCGCTACGGCCTTCACGCTTGCAGTCAGGACAATCAGGTCGATCAGCGCTGAAGGCCGAGACCGTCATCTTCAACGCGTTGCGGTGAATCTTTAATAGGGCGGGGGATCACCCTGCCGGGCCAACGCAAAAAGCCCCTCTTATCTGCAACCGGGGGCGTATCATCAGCATCGGTAGTCTGAGCCACCTTGCGGCGTCGGAAGATTTTCATTGTTAGACCAGCTCGCTACTTGTTGTGGTTCACTGAAGCTGGATGTGCGGGAACCATTCCTCGAATAACTCGACCCGATCCAACTGATCTGCCGGGACAGTAAGCCTCAACCGCTCGCCGTTGTTACCAATTACAAGCACAAGACATCACCGGACAAGGAAAAGAGCACCAATCGCCGTCTCCGTTAGGAATTCCGTTGATACAGAAAGATCACCCAGATACTGTGAATGTATAGCCGCCCCGAGCGCCGTCTGAAGAACCCATAGCCTAAAGGGCTTTTTATTGCAGGGTGAGCCAGCGATTCTGCGACATCCATTGAAAATGCGAAGGGCAAGGCTTCCCATGCAGCGACGGGCAGGCTCGTTGGCTTATAAGCCATTTCTGAAACGTCAGGCATGGGTGTACGCTCCCTATTATCGCTCAGGACAGAGTAATCAGATCGTGAACGCTGATATCAAGACCGCCATATTACCACGGCGTACACCGCATGATATCGTGCTATCACCTCATATCGCCTTACATCGCTATCATGCGCGTGCTAACGGTTGGTAGCATTATAGATGCACAGCGCGCAATGATCTGATTTAATGAAATGCGTCGTAGATTTCGACATCCCATATCTTAATCATTCGCAGGATATCACTTTCCATTGCGCGGTATTGATTGTAACATTAAGCGTCCGCTCCAGATGCGGCGACATAGGTTGGGGAAGGGGAGATAATGGCTCCGCGAAGAGCATCGAAAGCTGGATCGGGCGGGGCGATAGCCGAACGCCCCATCATTGACATGCATACGTTGCGCCTTCCCCGAGAAGAGGCGGCTTTGAGACGAGACTTTAAAAAACTCCACCGGCTTCCAACAGGCGACCTTTACCTGATGAACATCACCGGCATCAGATGGATCAAACAGGGTCCTCGTTGACTACGCCCGTTTCATTCAGACGATGACGTGACCGACGATAGATAATTCCTCCATGCGTCTGCCACGCGACCGCATCACGAAAACTTCAGAAAAAATCTTGTCTGTCGGCGAAATGCTGATCTTCATGATGGACAACGCCAAGATTGCCGCCGATGGAAGCACTCGGCTGCTCATCGATTATGAAACCTTGACGCTAATTGAGAAATAATCACCTTACCGAACCGCTCATGAAGCAGATCGCGAGCGGGAACCGCGCTCCCAAATTGCGCCGTAGGTGACGGGAGCGATCAAATCGGATCACAGCCTTACCAGATCAAATGTACTCGTATTGCAAACCGGGATCGATGACACCCGGTTAATTCTCCCGACAATAAACAGTCTACCAAGCGGCTTATGATCACGTTGATCATCGCGAACACGCCTCATTGTTCGCCTGAAAGACGCCCCATTCAGACGCGCCGCGCGCCCTGCTCGTCAACAGCAATAGAAACTTCAGGTCAGTTGTGGTAGATGCTTGTCACGAATAGCACAGTCATCGAACATATCGATTGAAACTGGAATACGGATCAAAACCCCCTTAGCGGGCACCGTAAGGCGGTCGGCAGGAAGCTGGCGCGCTTAGGCGCACGATGAACAGCGCCATCGTTGGCGTTGGCTGCGCCCCGGCGATCCATGCCGCCACGCGGAAAATG from Shinella zoogloeoides includes these protein-coding regions:
- a CDS encoding AAA family ATPase, with the protein product MPVIAAFNSKGGSTKSTALLVLADLLARQNASVTVIDTDPQRSIANWREQATTSTIEVIEQTSSTGIHKAIKDASAKSAFVFVDMAGFTSDMRTPVVSRADLMIIPMQPSPEDARKAADLRIDYERRRDARSDGR